The following coding sequences lie in one Amycolatopsis cihanbeyliensis genomic window:
- a CDS encoding aminotransferase class III-fold pyridoxal phosphate-dependent enzyme, whose product MSIGSQGNEELIERARRVTAAEGYDIGTRFPSVFAEAEGPWMRDVEGKRLLDVTAASGALLLGNRHPGVVRAITEYISRYGTVFASTLSLPRIELAERLCERYPAAEKVVFTKTGSEATTTAIRLARAATGRDLILTSGYHGWHDWHLGFLNLDYDAGNRVACFGYSEAALERMLTEFAGRVAGVVVTPEPAWFDADYYRRLSALCARHGVLFIIDEVITSFRYGPRGLNGTGEVPADLLTMSKGLANGHSIAAIMGRREVLDAYDAAGIAGTYTREVPPMAAALAVLDELEDGSVHEHCTRLGQTLMDGMRDILAEVGIPAFVGGPPMMFDVVVPSEALSWDIYRAAYDYGAYFEDSGTQMIMASYTESDVDHALTAFEKGARKVAATTSLDPGELGADRMAEFAAEAFGGALTDNERVRARIEETVRKIAAHTAA is encoded by the coding sequence ATGAGCATCGGCAGCCAGGGCAACGAGGAACTGATCGAGCGGGCGCGCCGGGTCACCGCCGCCGAGGGGTACGACATCGGCACCCGGTTCCCCTCGGTGTTCGCCGAGGCGGAGGGACCGTGGATGCGCGACGTGGAGGGCAAGCGCCTGCTGGACGTGACCGCCGCCAGCGGCGCGCTGTTGCTGGGCAACCGGCACCCCGGCGTGGTCCGCGCGATCACGGAGTACATCAGCCGGTACGGCACGGTGTTCGCCAGCACCCTGTCCCTGCCACGGATCGAGCTGGCCGAGCGGCTGTGCGAGCGGTATCCCGCCGCGGAGAAGGTGGTGTTCACCAAGACCGGCTCGGAGGCGACCACGACCGCCATCCGGCTGGCCCGCGCCGCCACCGGCCGGGACCTGATCCTCACCTCGGGGTATCACGGGTGGCACGACTGGCACCTCGGTTTCCTGAACCTCGACTACGACGCGGGCAACCGGGTCGCCTGCTTCGGCTACAGCGAAGCCGCGCTGGAGCGGATGCTGACCGAGTTCGCCGGCCGGGTCGCCGGGGTGGTGGTCACCCCGGAGCCCGCCTGGTTCGACGCGGACTACTACCGCCGCCTCTCCGCCCTGTGCGCCAGGCACGGCGTACTGTTCATCATCGACGAGGTGATCACCTCCTTCCGCTACGGACCCAGGGGGCTGAACGGGACCGGGGAGGTGCCTGCCGACCTGCTCACCATGAGCAAGGGCCTGGCCAACGGGCACTCGATCGCGGCGATCATGGGCAGGCGCGAGGTGCTGGACGCCTACGACGCCGCGGGTATCGCGGGCACCTACACCCGGGAGGTTCCGCCGATGGCCGCCGCGCTGGCCGTGCTCGACGAGCTCGAGGACGGCAGCGTGCACGAGCACTGCACCCGCCTCGGCCAGACCCTGATGGACGGGATGCGGGACATCCTCGCCGAGGTCGGGATTCCGGCGTTCGTCGGTGGACCACCGATGATGTTCGACGTCGTGGTCCCCTCCGAGGCGCTGTCCTGGGACATCTACCGCGCCGCATACGACTACGGCGCCTACTTCGAGGACAGCGGCACGCAGATGATCATGGCCTCGTACACCGAGTCCGATGTGGACCACGCACTCACCGCGTTCGAGAAGGGAGCTCGCAAGGTCGCGGCGACCACCAGCCTCGATCCCGGTGAGCTGGGCGCGGACCGGATGGCCGAGTTCGCCGCCGAGGCGTTCGGCGGTGCGCTGACCGACAACGAGCGGGTGCGCGCCCGGATCGAGGAGACCGTCCGGAAGATCGCGGCGCACACCGCGGCATGA
- a CDS encoding PIG-L deacetylase family protein, translating to MDDYLAGDGALLALSPHLDDAVLSVGAALAAVAATGRPVVVCTVFAGKPVPPLSDPAVRFHRDCGLGEDAVAVRLREDLAAVAALGATPLHLPFLDALYRRHGDDWLCTWLGAHFDPGLPAEPELVAEITAEVGGLLRSLRPAAVWTCAAVGGHVDHRLTLATATAACAAEGVRLAQWEDLPYAIGRPAGSGPGRLLTGPVPATHRERKLAAIGEYHSQLGMLFPAGGPAWREAFAGHAAARLATHGAEELVWGAGPAAGAHASGSGLSPSR from the coding sequence GTGGACGACTACCTGGCCGGGGACGGGGCACTGCTGGCCCTGTCCCCGCATCTGGATGACGCCGTGCTGTCGGTGGGCGCGGCGCTGGCCGCGGTGGCGGCGACCGGAAGGCCGGTGGTGGTCTGCACGGTGTTCGCGGGCAAGCCCGTTCCGCCGCTGTCGGATCCCGCGGTGCGGTTCCACCGCGACTGCGGCCTCGGCGAGGACGCGGTCGCCGTGCGCCTGCGCGAGGACCTTGCCGCGGTGGCCGCGCTCGGCGCGACACCGCTGCACCTGCCGTTCCTGGACGCCCTGTACCGGCGGCACGGGGACGACTGGCTGTGCACCTGGCTGGGCGCGCACTTCGATCCCGGCCTGCCGGCCGAACCGGAGCTCGTGGCGGAGATCACCGCGGAGGTCGGCGGGCTGCTGCGGTCGCTGCGCCCGGCCGCGGTGTGGACCTGCGCGGCCGTCGGCGGGCACGTCGACCACCGGCTCACCCTGGCCACCGCGACCGCCGCCTGCGCGGCCGAGGGCGTCCGGCTCGCGCAGTGGGAGGACCTGCCCTATGCCATCGGCCGGCCCGCCGGGAGCGGGCCGGGCAGGCTGCTGACCGGGCCGGTCCCGGCGACCCACCGGGAGCGCAAGCTCGCCGCCATCGGTGAGTACCACTCGCAGCTGGGCATGCTGTTCCCCGCGGGCGGGCCCGCGTGGCGCGAGGCCTTCGCCGGGCACGCCGCGGCGCGGCTGGCCACTCACGGCGCGGAGGAACTGGTGTGGGGCGCCGGGCCGGCTGCCGGTGCTCACGCGTCCGGGTCCGGGCTGTCGCCAAGCCGGTGA
- a CDS encoding zinc-dependent alcohol dehydrogenase codes for MYTEDPATGASTMRALVVTGPAEHGLERVPCPRPGPDQALVAVTHVALCGTDLRLLRGTLHDAEYPVVPGHEWAGVVRAAPGRPELVGQPVVGHNFLPCGGCQWCERGAQNLCLALDEVGFSLPGAFAEAFCLPAENLRPLPEGLSGAEGCLVEPLCVAIHAVERAGELTGRTVGVLGAGAVGLLVAQLAVAGGAKSVTVADPSAHRRTIAADLGLGVRPDLQAWHEDPQDVVFDATGVAAVFPDGLVATQQGGTYVLVGYSGEDRTPFEPSAVMLRELTVVGSLSGVGMIDRALRAVADGSVRLGPLLSEALPLSEYRSVLDIPAERAPLRNIFFVDQDSSRGEGTA; via the coding sequence ATGTATACCGAAGACCCGGCCACGGGCGCGAGCACGATGCGCGCCCTGGTCGTCACGGGCCCCGCCGAGCACGGCCTGGAACGAGTTCCGTGCCCCCGCCCTGGACCGGACCAGGCGCTGGTCGCGGTCACCCACGTCGCGCTCTGCGGCACGGATCTGCGGCTGCTGCGCGGCACGCTGCACGACGCCGAGTATCCGGTTGTTCCCGGGCACGAGTGGGCCGGCGTGGTGCGGGCGGCACCGGGCCGGCCCGAGCTGGTCGGCCAGCCGGTGGTGGGACACAACTTCCTGCCGTGCGGCGGTTGCCAGTGGTGCGAGCGCGGCGCGCAGAACCTGTGCCTCGCGCTCGACGAGGTGGGGTTCAGCCTGCCGGGCGCGTTCGCCGAGGCGTTCTGCCTGCCCGCGGAAAACCTGCGCCCGCTACCGGAGGGACTGTCCGGGGCGGAGGGCTGCCTGGTGGAGCCGCTGTGCGTGGCGATCCACGCGGTGGAACGAGCGGGCGAGCTGACCGGGCGCACGGTCGGCGTGCTCGGCGCGGGCGCGGTCGGCCTCCTCGTCGCGCAGCTCGCCGTCGCGGGCGGAGCGAAGTCGGTCACCGTGGCCGACCCGAGCGCGCACCGGCGGACGATCGCCGCCGACCTCGGGCTCGGGGTCCGGCCGGATCTTCAGGCATGGCACGAGGATCCGCAGGATGTCGTGTTCGACGCGACCGGGGTCGCCGCGGTGTTCCCGGACGGGCTGGTCGCGACCCAGCAGGGCGGAACCTACGTGCTGGTCGGCTACTCGGGCGAGGACAGGACGCCGTTCGAACCGAGTGCGGTCATGCTGCGTGAGCTGACCGTGGTCGGCTCGCTGTCCGGGGTCGGCATGATCGACCGGGCGCTGCGCGCGGTCGCCGACGGCTCGGTGCGGCTGGGTCCGCTGCTCAGCGAGGCGCTGCCGCTGTCGGAGTACCGGTCGGTGCTGGACATCCCGGCGGAGCGGGCCCCGCTGCGCAACATCTTCTTCGTGGATCAGGATTCGAGTCGGGGAGAGGGAACCGCATGA
- a CDS encoding Gfo/Idh/MocA family oxidoreductase codes for MRIGLIGAGRIGQVHARSLAADPRVGELAVTDLSPAHASAVAGQVGGRALPTVAELLDSAPDAVVVAAPTDTHAELIIQCCARDVPVFCEKPCVTDQDAAQRLVDQVAASGVPVQVGFQRRFDPGYRRGHQDARSGVLGELRRVHLVTADPAPPPAAYVTVSGGIHRDCQIHDFDVLRWVTGREVVEVFATGANRGADHIGAAGDVDEAAALLTLDDGSIVTMQASRYNGAGYDVRMELAGTEATIAVGLDSQVPLRSVEPAPLGHPERVWSSFLDRFAAAYRAEMAAFLTMVERSDPSPCTVDDARRALLIAEAVAASRRARRPVPVGEPSSSPVGLGSS; via the coding sequence ATGCGGATCGGACTGATCGGCGCCGGCCGGATCGGCCAGGTGCATGCCAGGTCGCTGGCTGCCGACCCCCGGGTCGGCGAGCTGGCCGTCACCGACCTCAGCCCAGCGCACGCGTCCGCGGTGGCCGGGCAGGTGGGTGGCAGGGCCCTGCCCACCGTGGCGGAGCTGCTGGACTCGGCCCCGGACGCGGTGGTCGTAGCCGCACCGACCGACACCCATGCCGAGCTGATCATCCAGTGCTGTGCCCGCGACGTTCCGGTGTTCTGCGAGAAGCCCTGTGTCACCGACCAGGACGCGGCCCAGCGGTTGGTGGACCAGGTGGCCGCCTCCGGGGTACCCGTACAGGTCGGCTTCCAGCGGCGGTTCGACCCGGGATACCGCCGGGGTCACCAGGACGCGCGGTCCGGCGTGCTCGGCGAACTCCGCCGCGTGCACCTGGTCACCGCCGATCCGGCCCCGCCGCCGGCGGCCTACGTCACGGTCTCCGGTGGCATCCACCGCGACTGCCAGATTCACGATTTCGACGTGCTGCGCTGGGTCACCGGCCGCGAGGTGGTCGAGGTGTTCGCGACCGGGGCGAACCGCGGAGCGGACCACATCGGTGCCGCCGGGGACGTCGATGAGGCGGCCGCGCTGCTCACCCTGGACGACGGGTCGATCGTCACGATGCAGGCGTCCCGGTACAACGGCGCGGGTTACGACGTCCGGATGGAGCTGGCCGGAACCGAGGCGACGATCGCCGTCGGGCTGGACAGCCAGGTGCCGCTGCGCTCGGTGGAACCCGCCCCGCTGGGGCACCCGGAGCGCGTGTGGTCGAGTTTCCTTGACCGCTTCGCCGCCGCCTACCGCGCGGAGATGGCGGCGTTCCTGACCATGGTCGAGCGGTCCGACCCCAGTCCGTGCACAGTGGACGACGCGCGGCGGGCGCTGCTGATCGCCGAGGCGGTTGCCGCCTCCCGGCGGGCCCGGCGGCCGGTTCCGGTCGGCGAGCCGAGTTCCTCGCCGGTCGGGCTGGGATCCTCGTGA
- a CDS encoding carboxymuconolactone decarboxylase family protein — translation MAEAHRRTSRFRLPVDKLAPHLMEAFERLDEAAEKVSLPLPLLELVRLRVSQINGCAYCVDSHNQDAREAEIPERTIAALPVWRESPFFSDQERVALDVAEALTTMNQAPVTDELWARAAEHFTKTELAELTWNVAIINVWNQLAGGARPWLIS, via the coding sequence ATGGCGGAGGCTCATCGCAGGACCTCACGGTTCCGGTTGCCCGTCGACAAACTCGCCCCGCACCTGATGGAGGCGTTCGAGCGACTGGACGAGGCGGCGGAGAAGGTCAGCCTGCCGCTGCCGCTGCTCGAGCTGGTCCGGCTGCGCGTGTCGCAGATCAACGGGTGCGCCTACTGCGTCGACTCGCACAACCAGGACGCGCGTGAAGCCGAGATCCCCGAGCGCACGATCGCCGCGCTGCCGGTGTGGCGCGAGTCGCCGTTCTTCTCCGACCAGGAGCGGGTCGCCCTCGACGTGGCCGAGGCGCTCACCACCATGAACCAGGCCCCGGTGACCGACGAGCTGTGGGCCCGGGCCGCCGAGCACTTCACCAAGACCGAGCTGGCCGAGCTCACCTGGAACGTCGCGATCATCAACGTGTGGAACCAGCTCGCGGGCGGTGCCCGCCCATGGCTCATTTCCTGA
- a CDS encoding class I SAM-dependent methyltransferase: protein MTGSPASAGLALSEDAVFADFAARVDLSGAVVAEIGGSVAVETTERHGVACWYAVDPNRAAYTAESGRYRVLRARAEELSLPDASVDAVFSSNAFQFLDVASTLAQAHRVLRPGGLLYAHFGPIWSAIDGHQLEYVRYAGRDLVFWRDTYLPPWAHLAYERAELAELLAGALPADLAELLLWHVHDSDTVNRLFFEDYVSAALGSGLRWVEVTASAQLDYVISAPFDPSALRAVTEEELTARWTRRRGRPTQIGIRDVLMVLRRPD, encoded by the coding sequence GTGACCGGGTCACCGGCGAGCGCCGGTCTCGCCCTGTCCGAGGACGCCGTGTTCGCCGACTTCGCCGCCCGCGTCGACCTTTCCGGGGCCGTGGTCGCCGAGATCGGCGGCTCGGTCGCGGTGGAGACCACCGAGCGGCACGGCGTCGCCTGCTGGTACGCGGTGGACCCGAACCGCGCTGCCTACACCGCGGAGTCCGGCCGGTACCGGGTGCTGCGGGCGCGCGCCGAGGAACTGTCGCTGCCCGACGCGAGTGTGGACGCGGTGTTCTCCAGCAATGCCTTCCAGTTCCTCGACGTGGCGTCGACCCTCGCGCAGGCTCACCGGGTGCTGCGCCCCGGCGGCCTGCTGTACGCGCATTTCGGTCCCATCTGGAGCGCGATCGACGGGCACCAGCTCGAGTACGTCCGGTACGCGGGCAGGGATCTCGTGTTCTGGCGGGACACCTACCTCCCGCCCTGGGCGCATCTCGCCTACGAGCGGGCGGAGCTCGCCGAGCTGCTCGCCGGCGCGCTGCCCGCCGATCTCGCCGAGCTGCTGCTGTGGCACGTCCACGACAGCGACACGGTGAACCGGCTGTTCTTCGAGGACTACGTCTCGGCCGCACTCGGCAGTGGCCTCCGGTGGGTCGAGGTGACCGCCTCGGCCCAGCTGGACTACGTGATCTCCGCGCCGTTCGACCCTTCGGCGTTGCGTGCGGTCACCGAGGAGGAGCTCACCGCGCGGTGGACCCGCAGGCGCGGCAGGCCGACGCAGATCGGGATCCGGGACGTGCTGATGGTGTTGCGCCGGCCGGACTGA
- a CDS encoding epoxide hydrolase family protein yields MNTYRYTVDIEPFTIAVPDEVLVDLRDRIRRTRWPAAAPGAAWSQGTDVDCLREVLAYWAEDFDWRARERALNRFHHFRARIEDVDVHFVHHRAASGTGIPLVLTHGWPSTFAELLPLVPLLTDPAAHGIDGPAFDVVIPSLPGYGFSSRPPRAVTMRDTAALWHRLMRGLGYRRYGAQGGDFGSGVGTFLGLDEPESLIGLHLNNIELDPYLGAGTPPLTEAERYFVEREREFAEREGGYHVVQSTAPQTLGYALNDSPAGLAAWLLEKWRSWSDSGGDLESRFSRDFLLTTVTLFWATATITESIRDFYDNRDGHTALAVTDRVRVPTAVGLFGNEFAHGGAPPRSWAERLYDLRRWTVMPSGGHFAAAEEPWLLARDIAAFFADPEAGPG; encoded by the coding sequence GTGAACACCTACCGGTATACCGTTGACATCGAACCGTTCACCATCGCCGTGCCGGACGAGGTACTGGTGGATCTGCGCGACCGAATCCGGCGAACCCGCTGGCCAGCGGCCGCCCCGGGGGCCGCGTGGTCGCAGGGCACCGATGTGGACTGTCTGCGCGAGGTTCTCGCCTACTGGGCGGAGGATTTCGACTGGCGTGCGCGGGAGCGCGCGTTGAACCGGTTTCACCACTTCCGTGCCCGGATCGAGGATGTCGATGTCCACTTCGTCCACCACCGGGCGGCGTCCGGAACCGGCATCCCACTGGTGCTCACGCACGGCTGGCCGAGTACCTTCGCCGAACTGCTGCCGCTGGTGCCACTGCTCACCGATCCCGCGGCGCACGGTATCGACGGACCGGCTTTCGACGTGGTGATTCCTTCACTGCCCGGCTACGGATTCTCCAGCCGGCCACCACGGGCGGTGACAATGCGCGACACCGCCGCACTGTGGCACCGGTTGATGCGCGGCCTCGGTTACCGCCGCTACGGCGCGCAGGGTGGGGACTTCGGTTCCGGTGTCGGCACCTTTCTCGGCCTGGACGAGCCGGAATCGCTGATCGGCCTGCACCTGAACAACATCGAACTCGATCCCTACCTCGGGGCGGGCACGCCACCGCTGACCGAGGCCGAACGGTACTTCGTCGAGCGGGAACGGGAGTTCGCCGAGCGGGAGGGCGGTTACCACGTGGTCCAGTCGACCGCGCCGCAGACCCTCGGCTACGCCCTCAACGACTCCCCCGCCGGCCTCGCCGCGTGGCTGCTGGAGAAGTGGCGGTCCTGGTCGGACTCGGGCGGCGACCTCGAGTCCCGGTTCTCCCGGGACTTCCTGCTCACCACGGTCACCCTGTTCTGGGCGACCGCCACCATCACCGAGTCGATACGCGACTTCTACGACAACCGTGACGGCCACACCGCCCTCGCCGTGACCGACCGGGTGCGGGTGCCGACGGCTGTCGGCCTGTTCGGCAACGAGTTCGCGCACGGCGGGGCTCCCCCGCGATCCTGGGCCGAGCGGCTCTACGACCTTCGCCGGTGGACGGTCATGCCCTCCGGCGGGCACTTCGCCGCGGCCGAGGAACCATGGTTGCTGGCCAGGGACATCGCCGCCTTCTTCGCCGACCCCGAGGCGGGTCCGGGGTAG
- a CDS encoding inositol monophosphatase family protein, which translates to MTGTEPSSSDLSGADLERYLHDAVQAARRAGRVVRAAFHDGRVAARAKAPGDYVTEVDLQAERVIRDCLRAGTGAEARFVGEECGGAVQGLCWVVDPLDGTTNFIRGFPSVGVSVALVADGEPVVGVVHAPLWRETFTAVRGGGAFRNGQPIRVSGRPATGAVCSTGFPFKTPAMLPAYFDVLSAVVGTVEDIRRPAGASLDLAWVACGVFDGFFELGLGPWDVAAGALLVREAGGIVTDWRGDHDDWLVSGNILAAAPLVHAGLIKHTRLAPRAPVPRPTAAAERP; encoded by the coding sequence ATGACGGGCACCGAACCCAGCTCGAGTGACCTCTCCGGTGCCGACCTCGAGCGGTACCTGCACGACGCCGTGCAGGCCGCCCGGCGGGCGGGCCGGGTGGTGCGTGCGGCGTTCCACGACGGCAGGGTGGCCGCGCGGGCCAAGGCACCCGGTGACTACGTGACCGAGGTCGACCTGCAGGCCGAGCGGGTGATCCGCGACTGCCTGCGCGCCGGAACCGGCGCCGAGGCCAGGTTCGTCGGTGAGGAGTGCGGTGGCGCCGTGCAGGGGTTGTGCTGGGTGGTGGACCCGCTGGACGGCACGACCAACTTCATCCGCGGTTTCCCCTCGGTCGGGGTGTCCGTCGCGCTGGTCGCCGACGGTGAGCCGGTGGTCGGCGTGGTGCACGCGCCGCTGTGGCGGGAGACCTTCACCGCGGTGCGCGGCGGCGGGGCGTTCCGCAACGGCCAACCGATCCGGGTGAGCGGGAGGCCGGCCACGGGGGCGGTGTGTTCCACCGGGTTCCCGTTCAAGACGCCCGCCATGCTGCCCGCGTACTTCGACGTGCTGAGCGCCGTGGTGGGCACAGTGGAGGACATCCGCAGGCCCGCCGGGGCGAGCCTGGACCTGGCCTGGGTCGCCTGCGGGGTGTTCGACGGGTTCTTCGAGCTGGGCCTGGGCCCCTGGGACGTGGCCGCCGGCGCGCTGCTGGTGCGGGAGGCGGGCGGGATCGTCACCGACTGGCGTGGCGATCACGACGACTGGCTGGTCTCCGGCAACATCCTCGCGGCGGCACCGCTGGTGCACGCCGGGTTGATCAAGCACACCCGCCTCGCGCCCCGCGCACCCGTGCCCCGGCCCACCGCCGCTGCCGAACGGCCCTGA
- a CDS encoding PP2C family protein-serine/threonine phosphatase, with protein MTYDTGLALRYAVRSDAGVRRKANEDAAFAGERVFAVADGIGGHVYGEIASSTATAAMADLDSGLTRALAAGRATGGLRDLDSLAVLGTGVTDAAGRLVELVARDSRLQGMGTTLTAMLWDGARFAVAHVGDSRCYLLREGALRRLSTDHTLVQALLDGGKMSAEQAAAHPRRSVLMRALQGENSAVSAEPDLFLQEALAGDRYLLCSDGLTDVVSEESVADTLRARPEPEAAAGALIELANAGGGPDNITCVLVDVVGTRD; from the coding sequence ATGACGTACGATACGGGGTTGGCGTTGCGCTACGCGGTCCGGTCCGATGCGGGGGTGCGGCGCAAGGCGAACGAGGACGCCGCCTTCGCTGGTGAGCGGGTGTTCGCGGTCGCCGATGGCATCGGAGGACACGTGTACGGTGAGATCGCCAGCTCCACCGCGACCGCCGCCATGGCCGACCTGGACAGCGGGCTCACCAGGGCCCTCGCCGCCGGCCGGGCCACGGGTGGGCTGCGCGACCTCGATTCGCTCGCCGTGCTCGGCACCGGGGTGACCGACGCCGCGGGCCGCCTCGTCGAACTCGTCGCGCGGGATTCGCGGTTGCAGGGGATGGGCACCACGCTCACCGCGATGCTCTGGGACGGTGCCCGGTTCGCCGTGGCCCACGTCGGTGACTCCCGCTGCTACCTGCTGCGGGAGGGGGCGCTGCGCAGGTTGAGCACGGATCACACCCTGGTGCAGGCGTTGCTGGACGGCGGCAAGATGTCGGCCGAGCAGGCCGCCGCGCATCCGCGCCGGTCGGTGTTGATGCGGGCGCTGCAGGGCGAGAACTCCGCTGTTTCCGCCGAACCCGATCTCTTCCTGCAGGAGGCGCTGGCAGGCGACCGGTATCTGCTGTGCTCGGACGGGCTGACCGATGTGGTCTCGGAGGAGTCCGTGGCGGACACCCTGCGGGCCCGGCCCGAGCCGGAAGCCGCCGCCGGCGCGCTGATCGAGCTGGCCAATGCCGGTGGCGGTCCGGACAACATCACCTGCGTGCTCGTCGATGTCGTTGGTACTCGGGATTGA
- a CDS encoding TylF/MycF/NovP-related O-methyltransferase has protein sequence MTPMTQTARGAEQVENATYGDPRRAREIYGEAFRLTFEYVYGSHIPGAVAEFGCFEGFSSLLLADLIAEFRAETEFYARTFSRHFYVYDSFQGFPESTNNVDSISYEVADSGYWREHEDAAPPGTEEMLRAEFTRRIGDTGWTIVPGMFSDSLRSTPLTEDVAIANLDCDLYSSSVEVLDHLLGGRLLPDGAVLLMDDYNCNRANPRFGMRRAMRECFARTDGFYDYSEFLRYGWHGRAFFVHRLGDSPDPDA, from the coding sequence ATGACCCCGATGACCCAGACCGCCCGCGGCGCCGAGCAGGTGGAGAACGCCACCTACGGCGATCCCCGCCGGGCCAGGGAGATCTACGGCGAGGCGTTCCGGCTCACCTTCGAGTACGTGTACGGCAGCCACATCCCCGGCGCGGTCGCCGAGTTCGGCTGCTTCGAGGGGTTCAGCTCGCTGCTGCTCGCCGACCTGATCGCCGAGTTCCGCGCGGAGACCGAGTTCTACGCCAGGACCTTCTCCCGCCACTTCTACGTCTACGACTCGTTCCAGGGCTTTCCCGAGAGCACCAACAACGTCGACTCGATCTCCTACGAGGTCGCCGACAGCGGGTACTGGCGCGAGCACGAGGACGCCGCACCGCCCGGCACCGAGGAGATGCTGCGCGCGGAGTTCACCCGCCGGATCGGCGATACCGGCTGGACCATCGTGCCCGGCATGTTCTCCGACAGCCTCCGGAGCACCCCGCTGACCGAGGACGTGGCGATCGCCAACCTCGACTGCGACCTGTACTCCTCCTCCGTCGAGGTGCTCGATCACCTGCTCGGCGGCCGGCTGCTACCGGACGGGGCGGTGCTGCTGATGGACGACTACAACTGCAACCGGGCCAACCCCCGGTTCGGCATGCGCCGCGCGATGCGGGAGTGCTTCGCCCGCACCGACGGCTTCTACGACTACAGCGAGTTCCTGCGCTACGGCTGGCACGGTCGCGCGTTCTTCGTTCACCGGCTTGGCGACAGCCCGGACCCGGACGCGTGA
- a CDS encoding APH(3') family aminoglycoside O-phosphotransferase yields the protein MNGPATVPLACADVLGGEWEHIATRSYGTSIHRVRGAGTYYVKTSPIVDAADLRFHPENEAARLRWLARMGFPVPEVVEVGGTAERSWLVTTAVAGVPAAGPWIPAERARVVGAVAELAAALHALPARECPFDRTLAVTLPRCRTAVRLGTVDLDDIEDHRRGWSAERLLAELDATPVPPEDDIVVCHGDLCLDNILLDPETLSVTGILDTGRLGRADRWLDLSVALRDIGEERREWGFGPAHAALFRERYGLPVLDHAKRDYYRLLDEFI from the coding sequence ATGAACGGGCCGGCTACGGTTCCGCTGGCCTGTGCCGACGTGCTCGGCGGGGAGTGGGAGCACATCGCCACCCGTTCCTACGGAACCTCGATCCACCGGGTGCGCGGTGCCGGCACCTACTACGTGAAGACCTCGCCGATCGTGGACGCCGCCGATCTGCGGTTCCACCCGGAGAACGAGGCCGCCCGGCTGCGCTGGCTGGCCCGGATGGGCTTCCCGGTCCCGGAGGTGGTCGAGGTCGGTGGCACCGCGGAGCGGTCATGGCTGGTCACCACCGCGGTCGCCGGGGTGCCCGCGGCCGGGCCGTGGATTCCGGCCGAACGGGCGCGGGTGGTCGGCGCGGTCGCGGAGCTCGCCGCCGCGCTGCACGCGCTCCCGGCGCGGGAGTGCCCGTTCGACCGGACGTTGGCGGTCACCCTGCCCCGCTGCCGCACCGCGGTGCGGCTGGGCACGGTTGACCTGGACGACATCGAGGACCACCGCCGGGGCTGGTCGGCCGAGCGGTTGCTGGCCGAGCTGGACGCCACCCCGGTCCCGCCCGAGGACGACATCGTCGTCTGCCACGGCGACCTCTGCCTGGACAACATCCTCCTCGACCCGGAAACCCTTTCCGTGACGGGGATCCTGGACACCGGCAGGCTCGGCAGGGCGGACCGTTGGCTGGACCTGTCGGTGGCCCTGCGGGACATCGGGGAGGAGCGGCGGGAATGGGGTTTCGGCCCGGCGCACGCCGCGCTGTTCCGCGAACGCTACGGCCTTCCCGTCCTGGACCACGCGAAGCGTGACTACTACCGGTTGCTGGACGAGTTCATCTGA